In a single window of the Chiloscyllium plagiosum isolate BGI_BamShark_2017 chromosome 32, ASM401019v2, whole genome shotgun sequence genome:
- the LOC122539285 gene encoding uncharacterized protein LOC122539285, producing MQASSMCEGWSDTEDMPHRWERYRGGKIYPTSGRDAQEGRYIPQVGEIHRREDIYPTGGRDTQEGRYIPHKWERYTGGKIYTPQMGEIHRREIHPTAGRDTQEGRYIPQLGEIHRREDIYPTAGRDTQEGRYTPQLREIHSWEDIYPIAGRDTQEGRSTPKLGEIHRREEKYPTAGRDTQEGRYIPHSWERYTGGKIYTTAERDTQEGRYIPHSWERYTGGKIYPTAGKDTREGRYIPQLGEMHSRENTPHSWERYTGGKVCPTAGRDTQAGGYTPQLGEIHRREDIPTAGREAIYRRERYRGDMQGLEAIPGTNWTIPERKFLY from the exons ATGCAGGCTTCCAGTATGTGTGAAGGATGGAGCGATACAGAAGATATGCCCCACAGGTGGGAGAGATACAGAGGAGGGAAGATATATCCCACAAGTGGGAGAGATGCACAGGAGGGAAGATATATCCCACAGGTGGGAGAGATACACAGGAGGGAAGATATATACCCCACAGGTGGGAGAGATACACAGGAGGGAAGATATATACCCCACAAGTGGGAGAGATACACAGGAGGGAAGATATATACCCCACAGATGGGAGAGATACACAGGAGGGAAATACACCCCACAGCTGGGAGAGATACACAGGAGGGAAGATATATCCCACAG CTGGGAGAGATACACAGGAGGGAAGATATATACCCCACAGCTGGGAGAGATACACAGGAGGGAAGATATACCCCACAGCTGAGAGAGATACACAGCTGGGAAGATATATACCCCATAGCTGGGCGAGATACACAGGAGGGAAGATCTACCCCAAAGCTGGGAGAGATACACAGGAGGGAAGAAAAATACCCCACAGCTGGGAGAGATACACAGGAGGGAAGATATATACCCCACAGCTGGGAGAGATACACAGGAGGGAAGATATACACCACAGCTGAGAGAGATACACAGGAGGGAAGATATATACCCCACAGCTGGGAGAGATACACAGGAGGGAAGATATATCCCACAGCTGGGAAAGATACACGGGAGGGAAGATATATCCCACAGCTGGGAGAGATGCACAGTAGGGAAAATACACCCCACAG CTGGGAGAGATACACAGGAGGGAAAGTATGTCCCACAGCTGGGAGAGATACACAGGCGGGAGGTTATACCCCACAGCTGGGAGAGATACACAGGAGGGAAGATATACCCACAGCTGGGAGAGAAGCGATATACAGGAGGGAGAGATACAGAGGAGATATGCAGGGGTTAGAAGCTATACCTGGAACAAACTGGACAATCCCAGAAAGGAAATTTCTGTATTAA